From a region of the Acidimicrobiales bacterium genome:
- the dapF gene encoding diaminopimelate epimerase, which translates to MRLSKHHGLGNDFLIVLEEVNGPVTVTAERTRELCDRRRGIGADGLIVGAVPAKDSSDGDGHPVDVVMTLRNADGGVAEMSGNGIRCLGQALAQARDEHQTDYVVATDAGLRRLTVHDDAQRRLATVSVTMGAVAGGPAVPPDVAERLGARRHATVDVGNPHLVVVVDDVGAVDLGHEGAWLEARFADGINVEFIAVAEAPDTLGLRVWERGAGVTEACGTGAVAAAHLAHAWGLVGTEVRVEMPGGVAEVVLAGEEPLLVGPTQHVATIEVPDA; encoded by the coding sequence ATGCGCCTCTCCAAGCACCACGGCCTCGGCAACGACTTCCTCATCGTGCTCGAGGAGGTCAACGGCCCCGTCACCGTGACCGCGGAGCGGACGCGGGAGCTGTGCGACCGGCGTCGGGGCATCGGGGCCGACGGGCTGATCGTCGGCGCGGTCCCCGCGAAGGACTCGTCCGATGGGGACGGGCACCCCGTCGACGTCGTCATGACGCTCCGCAACGCCGACGGTGGCGTCGCCGAGATGAGCGGCAACGGCATCCGCTGCCTCGGCCAGGCGCTCGCCCAGGCCCGCGACGAGCACCAGACCGACTACGTCGTGGCCACGGACGCGGGCCTGCGCCGCCTGACGGTGCACGACGACGCCCAGCGGCGCCTGGCGACGGTGAGCGTCACCATGGGCGCCGTCGCCGGCGGCCCGGCGGTCCCCCCGGATGTGGCCGAGCGTCTCGGTGCGCGGCGTCACGCCACCGTCGACGTGGGCAACCCGCACCTGGTCGTCGTGGTCGACGACGTCGGTGCCGTCGACCTCGGGCACGAGGGCGCCTGGCTGGAGGCGCGCTTCGCCGACGGGATCAACGTCGAGTTCATCGCCGTGGCCGAGGCTCCCGACACCCTCGGTCTGCGGGTGTGGGAGCGCGGCGCCGGAGTCACCGAGGCCTGTGGCACGGGAGCCGTGGCCGCCGCCCACCTGGCCCACGCCTGGGGCCTCGTCGGCACCGAGGTACGCGTCGAGATGCCGGGGGGCGTCGCCGAGGTCGTCCTCGCCGGCGAGGAGCCGCTGCTCGTCGGCCCCACCCAGCACGTCGCCACGATCGAGGTCCCCGATGCGTGA